In a single window of the Gemmatimonadota bacterium genome:
- a CDS encoding formate dehydrogenase subunit alpha produces the protein MNNRTVTLTIDGRSLTVPAGATIWEAARSADIDIPTLCHDPKLEPVAVCRVCVVDVENARTLPAACIRQVEEGMNVRTDTDRVRRARRTLVELLESGQPHGDNRRKAAEHDELAQLGVQLRSDPSRFAATCSNQPTSPDLSSPVIAVDLNACILCDRCIRACDDVQVNDVIGRTGKGCDTRIAFDNSLPLGGSSCVSCGECVATCPTGALTDKRLVDSAANGSGSVANESDAAANVPEEADPDAASKIPEETEPDSRRVDSICPYCGVGCGISYHVRNGRIEGVTGRDDTHTEGRLCVKGRYGYDYTHHPQRLTKPLVRREDAYPKRPLSADFKDYRDFRRSLRSPEWNDRIREVFREAEWDEALDLAARRLLEIKKTLGPGALAGFGSAKVTNEEAYLFQKLIRVVFGTNNVDHCTRLCHASSVAALTEAIGSGAVSNAFQEVLETDVIFVIGSNTEDNHPVAASYMKQAVARGARMIVLDPRRPTIADHATRYVRFKPGTDIALLNGLMHVILREGLQDRDFIAQRTERFEALEPFLASYTPEMASRITGVPPSVIEEVALEYGRAERAMIFWGMGISQHVNGTDNARALISLCLMTGNIGRRGTGLHPLRGQNNVQGASDVGLIPRFYPGYQSADDPEVRKRFEEAWDTTLDPDSGLTVVEIMHGALDGSIAGMLMMGENPFLSDPNMNKVRKALQQLSFLVVQDVFLTETAEFADVILPASTAAEKRGTYVNTNRMVQIGRQAIEPPGEARLDGDILIDLANRMMRMEQGESGPRWAYDGPESVWEEIVALTPIFHGITYEAMERETVVWPLEEPVLFTGTFPHGPGRFTPVSFAPPDELPDDAYPFVLNTGRVLEHWHTGTMTRRARALDAISPEPFVEMTPGDLERLGVEEGDPVAVSSRRGAITLKAKASGRVSDGNVFIPFHFKEAAANILTNDALDPDGKIPEFKFCAVAVKPVPSSDLLAPHAGR, from the coding sequence ATGAATAACCGCACCGTCACGCTGACGATCGACGGCAGAAGCCTGACCGTGCCGGCCGGCGCCACGATCTGGGAAGCGGCGCGCTCCGCCGATATCGACATCCCCACCCTTTGCCACGACCCCAAACTGGAACCGGTCGCCGTGTGCCGCGTCTGCGTGGTCGACGTGGAAAACGCCCGAACATTGCCGGCGGCCTGCATCCGGCAGGTCGAAGAAGGCATGAACGTGCGCACGGACACGGACCGGGTGCGCAGGGCGCGACGCACCCTCGTGGAACTGCTGGAGTCCGGGCAGCCGCACGGGGATAACCGGCGCAAGGCGGCCGAACATGATGAACTCGCGCAACTGGGCGTTCAACTTCGATCCGATCCGTCGCGGTTCGCCGCCACATGCTCAAACCAGCCGACGTCGCCCGACCTTTCCTCGCCCGTCATCGCGGTGGACCTGAACGCGTGCATCCTGTGCGACCGGTGCATCCGTGCTTGCGACGACGTGCAGGTGAACGACGTCATCGGCCGAACGGGCAAGGGCTGCGATACGCGGATCGCCTTCGACAACAGCCTGCCGCTGGGCGGGTCTTCCTGCGTGTCCTGCGGTGAATGCGTGGCCACCTGTCCCACCGGCGCGCTCACCGACAAGAGACTGGTCGATTCCGCGGCGAACGGGTCCGGCTCTGTGGCGAATGAATCCGATGCCGCCGCGAACGTCCCCGAAGAAGCCGACCCCGACGCCGCGTCTAAAATCCCCGAAGAAACCGAGCCGGATTCGCGGCGGGTCGATTCCATCTGCCCCTATTGCGGCGTGGGATGTGGGATCTCGTACCACGTGCGTAACGGCCGTATCGAGGGCGTCACAGGCAGGGACGATACCCACACCGAGGGCCGGCTGTGTGTCAAGGGGCGGTACGGTTATGACTACACGCACCATCCCCAGCGGCTCACGAAGCCCCTCGTCCGCCGGGAAGACGCCTATCCGAAACGGCCGCTGTCGGCGGATTTCAAGGACTATCGTGACTTCCGCCGTTCGCTCCGGTCGCCGGAATGGAACGACCGCATACGGGAGGTGTTCCGCGAGGCCGAATGGGACGAAGCGCTGGACCTGGCGGCGCGCCGGCTGCTGGAGATTAAAAAAACGCTCGGTCCGGGCGCGCTGGCGGGTTTCGGCTCGGCCAAGGTGACCAATGAAGAAGCCTACCTGTTTCAGAAACTGATCCGGGTGGTCTTCGGCACCAATAACGTGGACCACTGCACGCGCCTCTGTCACGCCTCGTCCGTGGCGGCCCTCACCGAGGCGATCGGCAGCGGGGCGGTCTCCAACGCCTTCCAGGAAGTCCTTGAAACCGATGTCATCTTCGTGATCGGATCCAACACGGAAGACAACCACCCCGTCGCCGCATCCTACATGAAACAGGCCGTGGCCCGGGGCGCCCGGATGATCGTGCTCGACCCGCGGCGGCCGACCATCGCCGACCACGCGACCCGGTACGTGCGGTTCAAGCCCGGCACGGACATCGCGCTGCTGAACGGGCTGATGCACGTGATCCTGCGGGAGGGCCTGCAGGACCGGGATTTCATCGCGCAACGGACCGAACGCTTCGAGGCCCTGGAACCCTTCCTGGCAAGCTATACGCCCGAGATGGCATCCCGTATAACGGGCGTTCCGCCGTCGGTGATCGAGGAGGTGGCCCTGGAGTACGGCCGCGCGGAGCGCGCGATGATCTTCTGGGGTATGGGCATCAGCCAGCACGTCAACGGTACGGACAATGCGAGGGCGCTGATCTCCCTCTGCCTCATGACGGGCAACATCGGCCGCCGGGGTACGGGCCTGCACCCGCTGCGGGGTCAGAACAACGTGCAGGGCGCGTCCGACGTGGGCCTGATTCCAAGGTTCTATCCGGGCTACCAGTCCGCGGATGACCCGGAGGTGCGAAAGCGATTCGAGGAGGCATGGGATACCACGCTCGATCCAGACTCCGGACTGACGGTCGTGGAAATCATGCATGGCGCCCTTGACGGTAGCATCGCGGGCATGCTCATGATGGGCGAGAATCCCTTCCTTTCGGACCCGAACATGAACAAGGTCAGGAAGGCCCTGCAGCAGCTCTCTTTCCTCGTCGTGCAGGACGTCTTCCTGACGGAGACCGCGGAGTTCGCCGACGTGATCCTGCCCGCCTCCACCGCGGCGGAGAAGCGGGGGACCTACGTCAACACGAACCGCATGGTGCAGATCGGCAGGCAGGCGATCGAGCCGCCCGGCGAGGCCCGCCTGGACGGGGATATCCTGATCGACCTGGCCAACCGGATGATGCGCATGGAACAGGGGGAAAGCGGCCCGCGCTGGGCATATGACGGACCGGAATCGGTCTGGGAGGAAATCGTCGCGCTGACCCCCATTTTCCATGGCATCACCTACGAAGCGATGGAACGGGAAACCGTGGTCTGGCCCCTGGAAGAACCCGTGCTGTTCACCGGCACCTTTCCCCACGGCCCTGGCCGTTTCACGCCCGTATCCTTCGCCCCGCCAGACGAACTTCCGGACGACGCATACCCCTTCGTGCTGAATACCGGCCGCGTCCTGGAGCACTGGCACACGGGCACCATGACGCGCCGCGCCCGAGCCCTCGACGCCATTTCGCCGGAGCCCTTCGTCGAGATGACGCCCGGGGACCTGGAACGCCTGGGCGTCGAAGAGGGCGACCCGGTGGCCGTATCCTCTCGCCGGGGCGCCATTACGTTGAAAGCGAAGGCTTCGGGACGCGTCTCCGACGGCAACGTCTTCATCCCCTTCCACTTCAAGGAAGCCGCGGCCAACATCCTGACCAATGATGCCCTTGACCCCGACGGCAAAATCCCCGAGTTCAAGTTCTGCGCGGTGGCCGTGAAACCTGTGCCATCGAGTGATCTGCTGGCACCTCACGCAGGCCGCTGA